The stretch of DNA tgggggaatttttcgAAGTTAAATTGTTTTTGGGAGGATTTGTGTTTGTTGCAGAATGAagtaaacaattattttttttgggatataTTTAGCAATTTAGTGgttaataaagaaaaatgaaactaaattttcgaaaaaaagtactatctttaaatcacttaaaaatgacaaatatttactGAAAAGTTTTTACTATATCAAAAACTATTTACGCAAATTAAAACTTCAGATTTAAAATACCAAAAGTACGTGTTATTTGAAAACAAAGTACAACTATTGTAGTATCTTTAAAtcacttaaaaatgacaaatatttactGAAAAGTTTTTACTATATCAAAAACTATGTACGCGAATTAAaacttcaaatttaaaatgccaaaggtaggtgatatttaaaaacaaagtacaactattgtagtatttttaaatcataccaaaatatttgctaaaatcgtttttatatataaaacaacataTACGTAAATTAACATGAAATTCTTACAGGGAATACAAATAATGGTAACATACTCTACATGTGTGGAAACAAAAGTTTTATTCATATTAAATGCCAATGGAATAAAAAGTTAAATAGAACATAAATGTAATTCAAAGAAAAGTGCTTTGCATGACATACTTAGCAAATGGTCCTCATTTTGTAATAATCAAcgtaatatttcaaaataaacatgttaaTTTTCAAGTTTCAAGTGTGCAAACGAGAAGCAAGCGGCTACATAAGTTTGCCTCGGGTAGACACAACGCGCCAAAATGGGAATACAGACAGAGAATACGCTAATCGGTAGCTAATCATCTTTGTCCTTGGCGCCGTGCTTGAGGATGCGCGTAAACGCCACGTAGTTGAAGTTGCCCTTCTTGTCGATGGGCGCCTCACGGAAGAGCTCGTCCACCTCTTCTTCTGTGAACCTGTCGCCCATGGTGGTCAGCAAATCGCGAAGCTGCTCCTCTTGAATCGTACCTGCGGCAGACATAATCACTTATCACAAAGCCAAAGTAGAATTGTTGGATTTAAAAGGTCACAATGTGGGTTTTATACATATGTAAAAGGGATAGCTTCTATGGAATGGCCAAATTGGACTGATAACATCACCTGTACCAATAGGTTTATGTTTTAAGTACAAGGGTAAATGTAtggaatgggtaaaaaaaatggtggccaTAATTCTGACTTTAGCTAATGAGttaatagttgaaaaaaaatatgtatatatatatatatatatatatatatatatatatatatatatatatatatatatatatatatatatatatatatatatatatatatatatatatatatatatatatatatatatatatatatatatatatatatatatatatatatatatatatatatatatatatatatatatatatatatatatatatatatatatatatatatatatatatatatatatatatatatatatatatatatatatatatatatatatatatatatatatatatatatatatatatatatatatatatatatatatatatatatatatatatatatatatatatatatatatatatatatatatatatatatatatatatatatatatatatatatatatatatatatatatatatatatatatttttttttttttttaattatctttttttcatgtaataGGATATAGGACATCTATAATGGtaagtactgcatttttttaaacgtatacatacatatacatatatatacatttatatacatacatatatacacatacacacacatatatacgcatacatatacacattcacatacacgtatacacattcatatacatctacatatatatttatacatatataatgtaaCATCTAGGGTGTATAGTTATTTTAGATGGATTATTTTAACGTAAATTTTGACTTTAAATCCAACTTGGATTATGGACATTTGCGTTACATCGCGTGTAGAAACGGGAGCTCTTTGGTAATACTAATGTTAGAAGCCGGTGGCCATCTTAGAGCAGTGGACTTCTCAGGTTGGACATTCAAATGCAACAGATTCGGTTGTAAATGCCGCTTTCTGATAACTTAAGTCCTGCAACGTCCATTAAGAGGACTCACCAGTGCCTTCCTCGTCAAAGCAAGCGAAAGCATTGCGGATGACGTCCTCGGGGTCTGTGCCGTTCAGCTTCTCGCCAAACATGGTGAGGAACATTGTAAAGTTGATGGGACCTGGTGCCTCAGTCATCATGGCCTCCAGATAGTCATCTGTGGGGTTCTTACCTAAAGCAACACAAGAAAGGTTATGTCCACCATTGGGGTAATCTCCCTATTGCCGTTATTGCTTTTAGGGGGCTACCTAGAGAGGCTAACATGTCGTGTAAGTCCTCCTTGTCAATGAAGCCGTCTCGGTTTTGGTCAATCATGTTGAAAGCCTCCTTGAATTCTTGGATCTGAGACTGGTCGAACATGGCAAAAACATTGGAGGTGGCGCGTTGAGGACGCTTTTTGGTATTCTTGCCCTTGGCCCTTTTGCTCGACATCTTTGCAACTCACAAGTCTTGTCCTCCTGAAAACCATGTAAATAAACAGATGTGGTCTGGGGTCATTTTGGACCCTAGCTGGAAAACATTCTACCCCCGCCcccctcctaaaaaaaaaatggtgccttCCGTGTGCCCAAATAGATTGCACCTTGCACAGTCACCCACATTGCCCATAGGAAAAACCGCCCCtgtacataaacaaaaaaaatggtacattCAAAAATCTATTGCCAGgctgaattaaataaaaagatcCCTCGTGATCCCATTtgttatgtaaaataaaatatttgagtgATTCATACATCCTATTCACGCGAGAGTCATCGTCTGTGTCGGCTAATTGTGACTACGTCATTCTATTTAAACCATCAAGTAAACAGAATGATTGGGCTTAAATTTGGAATGCACAAAAAATGAAGACGCTTACCTTAGAATATtaggttattattatttggtACGCAAAGATGTTATCGCATAAAGTCGTCCAGTTATTAGAGAAGGCAATTCTAGCAGCCTTTTACTCCCTAGATATCACGCATAGTAGGTCAGAGGAAGGATTGGTTTTGTAAAGGCGGTATCTGTGGTCTAAGTGACTGACGGCCATCTTGCGTCAGTGTGTGGTGGGTTATTTTCATCACTAAAAATACCCAGATTGGCGGATTTACAGACTGAAGAGAAACTGGAGTAACAATGCATACTCAATATTGAAAGTATTTATTCAGCGTTATGTATGTAGgcagaaaataattatttgaccCAAATCATTTTGGCGcattagattaaattatttgttcttaatattttgacattttggcaaaatgccactgacacaaaatggcttaTAATCGACGACACTTGTTTCTCTGTTGTATGCAATCATGCATTTATTGATTCACTCGTTTTTTTCAGTACACAGAGAAGAGTCATTCACATAAGGATACTGCTTTAAGATGGCCACCGTTTGCTAACATCGACTCATTTTTGCATTTAACGCTCTCTATATGAATTCAGAAAGCAGGATTATGTATTATTAGGCCCGCACAAGGTTTAATATAGAATAGTTCATGTTTACATTAAGTCAATTTTACGCCAAAAATCTTAATTAAAACAATGACTCCAACATAGTCAATCAgcacaatatttatttattggaaaaatgtgatacatttttctttctcatttttACATAATTTGTACAGTAGATGGCAtgattgcctttttaaaaatgtagacCTAATTTCTGTCACCGtgtatgaatttaaaaataaatagaatgttATTTTGTCGCAGAAAGAGTGATTGGATTTTATAACAATAGGGTTTATGCAAAGGTGACTAAAAAAGCAGCAAGCCAATATTTCCTGTCTAATATTCCAAAATGTTGGGGTGAGCCAAGGAGCTCCTCTCCTCCTTGTGATCTAAATTTAAATGTGTCCCAGCCTTAAAAGGTCCTGAGGGTGTCTTGTGCATTCTGCAGAGTGGCAGCATTATTTTTGGTCTCCGGACCACCGTCCTGTCCACTGGCCCTCAACCCCGCTTGCTGACCCTCCCTCTGGATTAGCTTGATACAAATATTATTCATAACTTTCTCGATTGGTCAATTCCTGGAGACTTGGGTTAGGTAAGTCATCTGACTTTTATTCATCAACAGGAGTTTGTATGGTTTATTATATGCTTGGTCGTGTTATAGGAATCAGCAGGTGACCGATTAGCCatgttatatttatatttatggcTCATAAGCACTGTGTGAGATTTATGAATACAATGCATGCATGTGCTGTTTTATTTAGAGAATAATTTTCTGATTTATTCACACAAAAATGCAATGATGgagaaatattacaaaaatgagAGCTTTATGGATATAATACTCATCATGTTGTATTTTGGTGAATATTTATAAACAGGAACGGCAAGAGAGAGTTATGTTAAATatgtaataattattatttgtgtgtttttcttcaagCTGAATAGAAAGGGTTTATGCGTATtagattaaatcattttttcttaacATACTGCTTGTTTTGTAGATTTgcgatgtattttttatacgtttaaattatattcattattataattttgtgAAAATATACCATGTAGTATTTTGAACAACAAGTAGTTTTGTTTTGAGTATCTTTTTGCTAGATTTGGTTTTCTTCATCAAACAGGCAATGCTTTTTTATGAAGTATTTTTGAGTTTTATTGACTATTATGCATTCAACATtttagaatgaatgaatgtatgattaaataaataatgcaagCTATAAAATATATTGTACACTAATATTTTCTTGAACACATAATATAGATTTATTCAATGTTATAtgcattttagttttattctttcattcatttgcgAGTTTAAATCattagtttttcttcattttttatactgtattttaGGTCAGGTGTCAACataattcaatgattttaagatatatatatatttttaatgttctcCAACCAATGCTCACGAATCAATGTATGAGGGTCATAAATCCAAGTTGAAGGGTCCTAAATCaaagtgttcatttttttatggtgtatTTTAGGTCATGTGACAATATagttcaatgattttaagatatgtatacgtatatatatttttttaatgttttccaaCCAATGCTCATGAATCAATCAATGTATGAGGGTCATAAATCCGAGTTATAGGGTCCTAAATCAAACAGTGTTCATTTTTATAGTGTATTTTAGGTCAGGTGACAGTATAGTTCAATGATTTtaacatatatagatatatatgtatatatatttatgttctCCAACCAATGCtcataaatcaatgaataagGGTCATACATCTGAGTTGAAGGGTCCTAAAtcagtgttcatttttttatggtgtatTTTATGTCAGGTGACAATATagttcaatgattttaagatatacacatatatatttttttaatgttctccaACTAATGCTCATGAATCAATCAATGTATGAGGGTCATAAATCCGAGTTGGAGGGTCCTTAATCCAACCTTGTCAATCTTTGACGGTAACCACTTCATTTTCATAATGTAGCTTTCTTATTCCCAGAATTGAGTGACATTTTGAAGACGTTCCAAAGCGGCTCTCAAGATGTCCCAATCAGCACAAGTGTCACTAAAGGAGCTGCAGCTTCAGCATCGCAAGGAGCTCCAACAAAAGGAGCttcagcaccaccaccaccaccatcatcatcatcgggAGCAACGTCACTTCGAGAGCAGCAGTCAATCCAGCGCCAAGTCGTCTGTCAGCAAACAGTCCTTCTCTACTCAAAAGACCACCACCCGGCGGTAAGAGGGTCCCAAATACCTCAATTTTAAACTCTTTTTATGATTCACCGACTATCAGCAAATCAGTCAGTTCATTAGTCGATTTGTGGGCGGGTCTCCAAATGAAAGCATAACTAAAATTTTGAGTTTGATACCCCTGATCTAGCCACAGTGGCAACATGTATTGTTGTGTCCTTGACATTGCAAAGTGTGTGGAGCGTCAAAGAGGTCAGGGAAGGAATTTGAGCCATGGGACAAAACTGCCAGATGCTCTCATGAGCAGCTGGGCTATTTGCGAGGACTGACTCGGATACTTTTACCGTGTGGTGCTGAAAGGGATTCACTACCCTTCCGTTTTCATTGGGATATTTACATTAAATCATTTGCTGTATAAGATCATGTCATTTTcacggtgcttggacgtttggtcgccgctcaaatggtgacagagagtttactgttgaaatcagctctcaaaattatattcaggagatagagtttaatatctaaaagagagagtttaatatctaagtactgtttaatatcaaaatactgtctaataatatctaagtactgtttaatatcaaagtactgtttaataatatctaagtactgtttaatatctaagtactgtttaagaatatcaaagtactgttcaatatctaagtactgtttcatatccaagtactgtttaatattgaagtactgtttaatatcttagtactgtttaatatcttagtactgtttcatatctaattactgtttaatatctaagtactgtttaatatctagttactgtttaatatctaagtactgttgaatatctaagtgctgtttaatatctaagtactgtttaatatctaagtactgtttaatatctaagtactgtttaatatctaagtattgtttaatatctaagtaatgtttaatatctaagtactgtttattatctaagtactgtttattatctaagtactgtttattatctaagtactgtttattatctaagtactgtttattatctaagtacagtttattatctaagtactgtttattatctaagtactgtttattatctaagtactgtttcatatctaagtactgtttcatatctaagtactgtttattatctaactactgtttgaaatctaaatactgtttaatatctaagtactgttgaaaaacagcagatatttcgatattaaactctgtctcatgaatataattttgagagctggtggACAATTTGAAGTTCATTGAACTTCAACTTGATAGTCATGTTTTGGGCTGTTTACTTTTCAGTGTCAAAACGACTGTGAAGACTGAGAAAAAGGGTTTGGAGCAGGTAGTCAAGTCCCTGAGTCCGTTACCCAAGCGAGCCAAGCGTACCTATCTGGCTACCGACTTGGATAAGGAAGTCATCGGCTATGTCATTCCCATTTTCAGAGCCAAGTGAGTATAAATCATTCTATACTGCTCTTGAAGAAGTTGGGGAGATCTGGCTTTTGAAGGGACGTATCCTGGCTATATTTTTAGGATCTACGCACCTAAAAAGAGTAGATCAAATCACCCCAACTCTTCATGACTGATGTAAATTTTAATAATGTTCCCTTCACCAAGCCACCAAGAAGTACGCGGTCTAATGGAGGCTCGTGAAGAAGACCTAACCGAGGAGGGCATCAACTACGTAGCCATGAGAAACCTGTTCGCCAGAGAGGCCAGAGAAACCGTGGAGGAGGTCAGGGTTGAGAAGAAGAGCAGATCCATCCAAATCCGGGAGTCCGCCGAGCGTGTGGAACTCAACAAAACCGTGAGTAACCAACATTTTATCCCAAACTTGCGGAATTTTCCATCTTTCACTAACTAAATGTGGGGCTACAGTTGGAAGAGTGGACGGaattccgcaaaaaaatgaatccagATAGTTTAACGCACGCCCCGGAGATGACCACCAAGCCCCGGAGTCAGACTGTGTGGGAGGGGCAAACCATCAGGTTGAATTGCACCGTGGCAGGGTGGCCCAGACCAAGGATTACAtggtaataaatgtatttttttcaacttttaaatATCTAAAGAGAGATGGAATTGTGTTCAAGGGTATTTAAGTATAAAAtcaggtatttttttccaagtgatTCAATGCAAAAGGAGTATACTTGTTGTGTTTATCAATGTACTCCATttatttgttcttgttttttaatttttttcttctcatgctGTGTGCAAGgtacaaaaacaatgttttgattGATGCTAAAGCACGTTCGGAGAAGTACACAGCGGAGAGCAATTACAATATGCACTACCTGGAGATCAAGAAGTAGGTAatcaatcaagactaaaaatatacatttgtgttGCTGTCATGTGGAGGtcaatgtgggtttttttggttgttttttgttgcagTTGCGACTTTCTTGACACAGCCGCGTATTGCGTATCAGCTCTCAACGTGAAAGGAGAAATGTCCTGCGTGGCTACTGTGGTTGTTAAACGTAAGtatacaaaaatagaaatacttTGTAATCTGATTATGCTGATTGAAGGAAAACTCTTCTGCGCAATAATTTTGGAGTGTACTATATCAATGTGAAATATCTTAGACTGGGAAATATTTAGGAAGATgtgacttttaaaattaattattgatgtttttattgaatcggacttttggtcgccagtcttttggtcaccggtcaaatgtgacagagagtttagtgttgaaaccaactctcaaaattatatttatgagagagttttatgtctaagagagagagtttaatatctaagtactgttgaaaacagtagatatttcgatattaaactctctctcatgaatataattttgagagctggtttcaacagtacttggatattaaacagtacttagatattaaactacttagatattaaacagtacttagatctgaaacagtacttagatattaaaaagtacttacatattaaatagtacttacatattaaacagtacttgcatattaaacagtacttacatattaaacagtacttagatattaaacagtacttcactTTGTGAAGTAGCACCATTAATGAAATGAGAAATGCAGGAATTGATACACTTCAGAACTTTTATTCAGgatgactctttttttttttttctccgcagGTTTCCAGGACGAGGAAAGGGATTCCATCGTGAGCCAACCCCGTGAGTCAATCCAAGTAACGGCTTCCATTCACAAGCCTCACACACAATTTCCGTGTGATGGGAAATAATTCATTGACGCACCAAACGAGGTACACGTCTTAGTTTATCTCCCATTTACGCAGGCGGCTTCTGTTCGGAGCACGGCGTCACCTTCAAGACCACCATCTTAGACAAATTCCAGGTCGCTTTTGGTCGCGAGGGCGAGACGCTGAGTCTGGGTTGCACCGTCATCGTTTATCCAAACGTCAAGAACTACAAGCCCGAAGTGGCCTGGTACAGAAACGGTAAGTCGGGTCAAGCGTCAACGCAACATTTTCCCACCAATCTGAAATCTTTCACTTCCACTCAGGTGTGCCCTTAAAGGCATCGCAATGGGTGCACACTCAGTGGGCGGGGCAACGCGCCACCCTCACCCTGGTCCACCTCAACAAGGAAGACGAGGGAATGTACACCATGCGGGTCATCACCAAGTCGGGCTATGACTCATATTCCGCCTATGTCTTTGTCAGAGGTAAGTCTTCTTTATatcatattgtatatatatatatatatatatatatatatatatatatatatatatatatatatatatatatatatatatatatatatatatatatatatatatatatatatatatatatatatatatatatatatatatatatatatatatatatatatatatatatatatatatatatatatatatatatatatatatgtatatgtgtgtgtatatatatacagggtgtctcaaaaaaatctactcacttttagaataaaatgtactcacttttagaatgactggtcattctaaaagtgagtacatttttttgagacaccctgtatctatatatgtatatatgtgtatatgtatatatatactcatatacacatatatatacacatatatatacacatatacacatatatacatacacatatatacatacacatatatacatacacatatatacatacacatatatacatacacatatacacatgtatacacatatacacatacacatatacacatgtatacacatatacacacatatacacgtacgtatacacaaacacatatatacaggtatacacaaacacatatatacacatatacacatgtatacacattaataacacatatatacacatatacacatatatacacatatacatgtatacacatgtatacacatgtatacacatatatacacatatacacatgtatacacatatatacacatatacacatatacacacatacacatatacacatgtatacacatatatacacatatacacacatatacacctatacacatatatacacatatatacacgtatacacatatacacacatatacacctatacacatatatacacatacacatatatacacatatacacatgtatacacgtatacatgtatacacatgtatacacatatacacatatacacatatatacacatacacatatacacttatatacacatatacacatatatacacatacatatatacacatacacgtatacacatatattcacatgtctatatatgtgtattcattgtttttaaacagATGCCGAAGTGGAGGTCGAGGGTGTCCCCGTGGCCCCCCTGGATGTCCGCTGC from Stigmatopora nigra isolate UIUO_SnigA chromosome 9, RoL_Snig_1.1, whole genome shotgun sequence encodes:
- the myl12.2 gene encoding myosin, light chain 12, 2; amino-acid sequence: MSSKRAKGKNTKKRPQRATSNVFAMFDQSQIQEFKEAFNMIDQNRDGFIDKEDLHDMLASLGKNPTDDYLEAMMTEAPGPINFTMFLTMFGEKLNGTDPEDVIRNAFACFDEEGTGTIQEEQLRDLLTTMGDRFTEEEVDELFREAPIDKKGNFNYVAFTRILKHGAKDKDD